In Lycium ferocissimum isolate CSIRO_LF1 chromosome 11, AGI_CSIRO_Lferr_CH_V1, whole genome shotgun sequence, a single genomic region encodes these proteins:
- the LOC132037154 gene encoding uncharacterized protein LOC132037154, producing the protein MGSSSGRRVDEHISGLVCVKEKIKISKIVEFVGSCGDTITEMTHFVDIGKLQSNLAKNCQPPMQFGKKVAFYSQFFIWRPYDQILDQLPAFCRIGILPYRTPLACGRARARGGGGDRGGSRGGGVRGGGARGAGGRGNGGQGGGARGAGGRGCRDIEGGARGAGGRGGEGGGLRPGDEPDEYATIPAPAQQHPSTSEGPSTS; encoded by the exons ATGGGAAGCAGCAGCGGTCGACGGGTGGATGAGCACATTAGCGGCTTGGTTTGTGTGAAAGAGAAGataaaaatttctaaaattgtGGAATTTGTTGGAAGCT GTGGAGATACAATTACAGAAATGACCCACTTTGTTGATATTGGCAAGCTCCAATCCAATTTGGCAAAAAATTGTCAACCTCCAATGCAATTTGGCAAAAAAGTGGCATTCTATAGCCAA TTTTTTATATGGAGGCCGTATGATCAGATTTTGGATCAGTTGCCGGCGTTTTGTAGGATTG GGATACTCCCGTATAGAACCCCTCTAGCATGTGGTCGCGCTCGTGCTCGTGGAGGCGGTGGTGATAGAGGTGGTAGTAGAGGTGGCGGTGTCAGAGGTGGTGGGGCCAGAGGGGCTGGCGGCCGAGGGAATGGTGGCCAAGGTGGTGGGGCTAGAGGGGCTGGTGGCCGAGGGTGTAGGGACATAGAGGGTGGGGCTAGAGGGGCTGGTGGCCGAGGTGGTGAAGGTGGAGGCCTCCGTCCAGGAGATGAGCCTGACGAGTATGCTACCATTCCAGCTCCAGCCCAGCAGCATCCGTCTACTTCAGAGGGCCCGTCGACTTCGTAG